In Chaetodon auriga isolate fChaAug3 chromosome 7, fChaAug3.hap1, whole genome shotgun sequence, a genomic segment contains:
- the LOC143322950 gene encoding uncharacterized protein LOC143322950, which yields MKAMAEQQPPPTGKLPIPPLPTTAYTAKTKKKKMTGEEKQTKKKELDRARDKTRINIGVAFHEWRELRVLKGFKTDSELATFLLDSYRNQWKSQVSASVPTDQDQHLTGGSGVTPEIQQASTADDTHGSSTGVAEIVAVIDDESDAMDETEESGDQGDMDSDEDWKPAKHCLQVRALEKETDDRTRNEEEESDDYPPLASKHGQLCTECGMFFSKQRSHTCEHKAKPYSCNICGKRCVSEVALNCHSRVHNEDYEHRCKYCHVTFKSKVNKHTHEQTHLTEEKPYKCPDCSETFASNKERGVHLEDHRGPRRLKCDICGIQFAMGLSLQRHLAVHTGVRPFRCSVCQRGFSQASHLKSHMRLHTGERPYKCQHCDKCFNHNVSLKSHVQRYHTSDSGCQQKKEKINKRESDTGDAEGHGSKKSTNSDNVEEEQDTEEEVQKEAAGLLKNKKRSTGRPIGRPKRNEPGSLVVAVQVEGQCSETETGKKLKLRQKLKRSHCSEPSDRDASFDSAGEEEERGEEVTSSRSRSRGRGKISNSDSGFDPEERKKKRCSSQNSGESFGKHRGRARRNLVV from the exons atgaaagctatggcggagcaacagccaccccCAACGGGcaaactgcccataccgccgctgccaacaacagcatatacggctaagacaaaaaagaagaagatgaccggggaagagaaacaaacaaaaaagaaagaactcGACCGAGCCCGAGATAAAACAAGGATCAATATCGGAGTAGCTTTTCATGAGTGGAGGGAGCTACGTGTCCTGAAAGGGTTTAAAACCGATTCAGAGTTGGCCACGTTTCTGCTTGACAG CTACAGAAACCAGTGGAAAAGCCAAGTCAGTGCCTCCGTCCCAACAGACCAAGATCAACACCTGACAGGAGGCTCAGGTGTGACGCCGGAGATCCAACAG GCATCGACAGCAGATGACACCCatggcagcagcacaggggTCGCTGAAATAGTCGCTGTAATTGATGACGAAAGTGATGCCATGGATGAAACGGAGGAATCAGGTGATCAGGGTGACATGGACTCGGACGAGGACTGGAAGCCAGCGAAGCACTGTTTGCAGGTTAGAGCGCTtgaaaaggaaacagatgacagaaccagaaatgaagaggaagaaagtgacGATTATCCTCCGCTTGCCTCCAAACACGGTCAGCTGTGCACAGAGTGTGGGATGTTTTTCAGTAAACAGAGGTCTCACACGTGTGAGCACAAAGCTAAACCCTATTCTTGCAACATTTGTGGTAAGAGATGTGTCAGCGAGGTCGCGCTGAACTGTCACAGCAGAGTCCACAATGAAGACTACGAGCATCGGTGCAAATACTGCCACGTTACGTTCAAATCAAaggtgaacaaacacacacacgagcagacCCACCTCACTGAGGAAAAGCCCTACAAATGTCCCGACTGTTCAGAGACGTTTGCCTCAAATAAGGAGCGCGGCGTCCACCTGGAGGACCACAGAGGCCCCCGGAGGTTAAAGTGCGACATCTGTGGGATTCAGTTCGCCATGGGACTTTCTCTCCAGAGACACTTGGCTGTGCACACAGGAGTGAGGCCATTCAGGTGTTCAGTGTGCCAGCGTGGCTTCAGCCAGGCGAGCCACCTGAAGTCCCACATGCGTCTGCACACAGGGGAGAGGCCTTACAAGTGCCAGCATTGTGACAAATGCTTCAATCACAACGTGAGCTTGAAGAGCCACGTCCAGCGTTACCACACATCGGATTCTGGCTGccaacagaaaaaagaaaagataaacaaaagGGAAAGTGACACTGGTGATGCTGAGGGTCATGGgagcaagaaaagcacaaactcCGACAATgtagaagaagaacaagacacagaagaggaggtgcagaaggaggcagcaggactgctaaaaaataaaaagaggagcACAGGTCGACCGATAGGAAGGCCGAAGAGAAATGAACCCGGGAGTTTGGTTGTGGCAGTTCAAGTGGAAGGCCAGTGTTCAGAGACCGAGACTGGAAAAAAACTGAAGCTAAGGCAGAAGCTGAAGAGATCACACTGCAGCGAGCCGAGCGACAGGGACGCGTCCTTCGATTcagcaggggaggaagaggagaggggcgAGGAGGTGACGTCGAGCAGGAGCAGATCAAGAGGAAGGGGAAAGATTTCAAACAGTGACTCTGGTTTTGAcccagaagaaagaaagaaaaagaggtgcAGCAGCCAGAACAGCGGCGAGAGTTTCGggaagcacagaggaagagcgAGGAGAAATCTAGTGGTGTGA
- the sbds gene encoding ribosome maturation protein SBDS → MSIFTPTNQIRLTNVAVVRMKRGGKRFEIACYKNKVMSWRSGAEKDLDEVLQTHSVFVNVSKGQVAKKDDLNKAFGTDDLTEICKQILAKGELQVSDRERQTQLETMFRDIATIVAEKCVNPETKRPYTVSLIERAMKDIHYSVKPGKSTKQQALEVIRQLKETMEIQRAHMRLRLVLPAKEGKRLKEKLKPLLQVVESEDFDEELEMVCLVDPGCFREIDELIRCETKGRGSLEVLSLKDVEEGDEKF, encoded by the exons atgtcgATATTTACGCCAACAAATCAGATACGGCTGACAAACGTGGCCGTGGTGCGGATGAAACGCGGAGGGAAGCGCTTTGAAATCGCCTGCTACAAGAATAAAGTTATGAGCTGGAGATCAGGCGC AGAGAAAGACCTGGACGAGGTTTTACAAACACACTCGGTTTTCGTGAATGTGTCCAAAGGACAGGTGGCTAAGAAAGACGACTTGAACAAAGCTTTCGGCACAGATGATCTGACAGAAATCTGTAAACAG ATTCTGGCCAAAGGAGAGCTCCAGGTGTCAGACAGGGAAAGGCAGACTCAGCTGGAGACCATGTTCAGAGACATCGCCACTATTGTGGCAGAGAAGTGCGTCAACCCTGAGACCAAGAGGCCGTATACCGTCAGTCTGATCGAGCGGGCGATGAAGGACATCCACTACTCTGTCAAGCCCGGCAagagcaccaaacagcag GCTCTGGAAGTGATCCGGCAGCTGAAGGAGACCATGGAGATCCAGAGAGCCCACATGAGGCTGCGGTTGGTGCTGCCAGCCAAGGAGGGCAAGAGGctgaaggagaagctgaagCCGCTGCTGCAGGTTGTTGAGAGCGAAGACTTTGACGAGGAGCTGGAAATG gtgtgTCTGGTGGACCCCGGCTGCTTCAGGGAGATCGACGAGCTGATCCGCTGCGAGACGAAAGGCCGGGGTTCTCTGGAGGTTCTCAGCCTGAAGGACGTGGAGGAGGGAGACGAGAAGTTCTAG
- the LOC143323657 gene encoding claudin-4-like — translation MERQLELAALGLAFTGWLCAILTRCLALWKVSGTLNNTTATLPAYWDGVWLEWDHWDLAHDGSLHCSFYQSLMSLSGSFRTWRALIMAAIGAGAFAAVIGAAGAVWFPLRGQIKVFSGTLFVLSGILLLIPTAWTCHHTSQPLEGAVLMRRDWGPALYLGWISFALLLAGGVFLTTRCPPGERQAQRPEDSRYPNLSEEANHPLSRINRTTMTNSQYERRAEFI, via the coding sequence ATGGAGCGGCAGCTGGAGCTCGCTGCCCTCGGTCTGGCCTTCACTGGGTGGCTTTGTGCCATTCTGACACGCTGTCTGGCTCTGTGGAAGGTGAGCGGCACCCTGAACAACACCACAGCCACTCTGCCTGCCTACTGGGACGGGGTGTGGCTGGAATGGGATCACTGGGACCTGGCCCACGATGGCAGCCTGCACTGCTCCTTCTACCagtctctcatgtctctttctGGAAGTTTTCGGACGTGGAGGGCCCTCATCATGGCGGCCATTGGAGCCGGGGCTTTTGCTGCGGTGATTGGAGCCGCGGGGGCTGTGTGGTTCCCTTTGCGCGGCCAGATTAAAGTGTTTTCTGGTactctctttgttttgtctgggATCCTGCTGCTGATCCCCACAGCCTGGACGTGCCATCACACCAGTCAGCCACTGGAGGGTGCTGTGTTGATGAGAAGAGACTGGGGACCTGCGCTGTACCTCGGGTGGATCTCCTTCGCTTTGCTGCTGGCCGGCGGGGTGTTTCTCACCACCAGATGCCCCCCCGGAGAGCGGCAGGCGCAGCGGCCTGAAGACAGCAGGTACCCGAACCTAAGCGAGGAGGCCAACCACCCGCTGAGCAGGATCAACAGGACTACGATGACAAACAGCCAGTACGAGCGCAGAGCAGAGTTCATCTGA
- the LOC143323806 gene encoding claudin-4-like, whose amino-acid sequence MALQELGISLSMTGVAGTILICALPMWKVTAFIGTHLVVMQVFWEGLWMTCVSEYTGQLQCKLYDALLDLSPDLQAARGLICISLVLGCLGFLIFLLGARCTNCLSHPRIKARLVLSSGATFCLGALTTIVAVSWTANTIINDFHNPRVPEVLKRELGAAIYIGFVTSGLLFCGGAILCTSCPPQRARFPSSGYTLARTPTHSSYAIKNYV is encoded by the coding sequence ATGGCTCTGCAGGAGCTGGGTATCAGCCTGTCCATGACAGGCGTTGCTGGGACCATCCTGATCTGCGCTCTGCCCATGTGGAAGGTGACAGCGTTCATCGGCACCCACCTGGTGGTCATGCAGGTGTTCTGGGAAGGTCTGTGGATGACTTGTGTCAGTGAGTACACAGGCCAGCTGCAGTGTAAGCTTTACGACGCCCTGCTGGACCTGTCGCCGGACCTCCAGGCGGCCCGTGGCCTCATCTGCATCAGCCTGGTGCTGGGATGTTTGGgcttcctcatcttcctcctgggAGCGCGCTGCACCAACTGCCTGAGCCACCCGCGGATCAAGGCTCGGTTGGTGCTGAGCTCTGGAGCCACCTTCTGCCTGGGAGCCCTCACCACCATAGTGGCTGTTTCCTGGACGGCAAACACCATCATCAACGACTTCCACAACCCACGCGTCCCTGAGGTGCTGAAGAGGGAGCTCGGAGCGGCCATATACATAGGCTTTGTGACATCTGGGCTGCTGTTCTGTGGGGGAGCCATTCTGTGCACAAGCTGCCCACCACAGAGGGCCAGGTTCCCCTCCAGTGGGTACACACTGGCCaggacacccacacacagcagctacGCCATCAAGAACTATGTGTGA
- the LOC143323805 gene encoding claudin-4-like, producing the protein MASMGMQMVGCALALFGWIGVLIVCGAPMWRVTAFIGNNIVTSQTMWEGIWMSCVVQSTGQMQCKVYDSMLALGTDLQAARALVVVSIVTGVVGLLVAFAGGKCTNFIPEQRAKAKATVAAGVLLIISGLLCLIPVSWTASIIIRNFYNPVLVDAQKRELGASLYIGWGAGALLVLGGGILCASCPPKEDETPSVKYLLNKSGGNGKEDSFRSSTPTKTYI; encoded by the coding sequence ATGGCTTCCATGGGGATGCAGATGGTCGGCTGTGCCCTGGCCCTTTTTGGCTGGATCGGGGTGCTCATTGTCTGCGGCGCGCCCATGTGGCGGGTCACTGCTTTCATTGGCAACAACATAGTGACATCCCAGACTATGTGGGAGGGCATCTGGATGAGCTGCGTGGTCCAGAGTACCGGCCAGATGCAGTGTAAGGTGTACGACTCCATGCTGGCTCTGGGCACTGACCTGCAGGCGGCCCGCGCTCTGGTGGTGGTGTCCATCGTCACAGGCGTCGTGGGGCTCCTCGTAGCTTTCGCTGGTGGAAAGTGCACCAACTTCATTCCAGAGCAGAGGGCCAAGGCGAAGGCTACCGTGGCAGCAGGTGTGTTGCTGATCATCAGCGGACTGCTCTGCCTCATCCCTGTTTCCTGGACTGCCAGCATAATCATAAGGAACTTCTACAATCCAGTGCTGGTAGACGCTCAGAAAAGAGAGCTTGGGGCCTCCCTTTACATCGGCTGGGGGGCCGGGGCACTGCTGGTCCTCGGAGGAGGGATTCTGTGTGCCAGCTGTCCCCCCAAAGAGGATGAGACCCCCTCTGTGAAGTATCTCCTAAACAAGTCTGGAGGAAATGGCAAAGAGGATTCATTCCGATCTTCGACACCGACAAAGACGTACATCTGA
- the LOC143323807 gene encoding claudin-4-like isoform X2 has product MGRIGKEVAGQVISFIGLVGAAVTCGIPMWRVTSYVGANIVTGQIVWDGLWMNCVMQSTGQMQCKLNESVMKLSRDLQAARALVIISLVFGFIGFIITFIGAKCTGCLRKDSSKAKVVIIGGCLIIASAVLILIPVCWSATITITDFQNPLTIETQRREIGASIYIGWASAAILLIGGIILTTSCPPQKPMYGYPGYPPGQMYPYAAPDLQAARALVVIAIIVAAFGIILGVVGGKCTNFVEDAHSKAKVAIAAGIVFICAGVLILIPVCWSANTIIRDFYNPILTNAQRRELGAALYIGWGTAALLILGGALLCSSCPPKESPEYPVKYSGARSIATSRAYV; this is encoded by the exons ATGGGGAGGATTGGCAAGGAGGTGGCAGGTCAGGTCATCAGCTTCATAGGCTTAGTTGGGGCGGCGGTGACCTGTGGGATCCCCATGTGGAGAGTGACATCCTACGTTGGAGCCAACATTGTGACAGGCCAGATCGTGTGGGACGGTCTTTGGATGAACTGTGTAATGCAGAGCACCGGGCAGATGCAGTGCAAGCTGAACGAGTCTGTTATGAAGCTGTCCAGGGATCTGCAAGCCGCCCGAGCCCTGGTCATCATCTCCCTCGTCTTCGGCTTCATCGgcttcatcatcaccttcattggAGCTAAGTGCACCGGCTGCCTGAGAAAAGATTCATCAAAGGCCAAGGTGGTGATCATAGGCGGCTGTCTCATCATTGCTTCTGCAGTCCTGATCCTGATCCCCGTCTGCTGGTCTGCAACCATCACCATCACAGACTTCCAGAACCCCCTGACCattgagacacagaggagggaaatCGGAGCCTCCATCTACATCGGCTGGGCCTCAGCTGCGATTCTTCTGATCGGAGGGATCATCCTTACCACATCCTGCCCTCCTCAAAAACCCATGTATGGATATCCAGGCTACCCACCGGGCCAAATGTACCCCTACGCAGCTCCA GACCTTCAGGCTGCCAGAGCTCTTGTGGTCATCGCCATCATCGTCGCCGCTTTTGGGATCATCCTGGGCGTTGTGGGAGGCAAGTGCACCAACTTTGTGGAGGATGCACATTCCAAAGCCAAGGTAGCCATTGCTGCTGGAATCGTCTTCATCTGTGCCGGTGTTCTCATCCTCATCCCCGTCTGCTGGTCTGCCAACACCATCATCAGGGATTTCTACAACCCCATCTTGACCAACGCCCAGAGGAGAGAGCTGGGGGCTGCTCTTTACATCGGCTGGGGCACGGCTGCGCTTCTCATCCTGGGCGGCGccctgctctgcagctcctgccCCCCCAAAGAGAGCCCAGAGTATCCAGTCAAGTACTCCGGTGCCAGGTCCATAGCCACCAGCCGAGCCTACGTCTGA
- the LOC143323807 gene encoding uncharacterized protein LOC143323807 isoform X1 — MVSQGIQIIGISMAVVGWLMVVVVCALPMWKVTAFIGANIITAQTIWQGMWMNCVVQSTGQMQCKVYDSVLALPQDLQAARAMIVISILTGIFGLILSIAGGKCTNCIEEERSKAKACILAGVLFIVSGLLCLIPVSWSANTIITNFYNPLLIEAQRQGRFTMGRIGKEVAGQVISFIGLVGAAVTCGIPMWRVTSYVGANIVTGQIVWDGLWMNCVMQSTGQMQCKLNESVMKLSRDLQAARALVIISLVFGFIGFIITFIGAKCTGCLRKDSSKAKVVIIGGCLIIASAVLILIPVCWSATITITDFQNPLTIETQRREIGASIYIGWASAAILLIGGIILTTSCPPQKPMYGYPGYPPGQMYPYAAPVANPSVYGPVYVPPSSRPYTSTGTYVPSKPYAAPNTYPAGQYL; from the exons ATGGTTTCTCAGGGGATTCAGATCATAGGTATATCGATGGCTGTGGTTGGCTGGCTCATGGTCGTCGTAGTGTGCGCCTTGCCCATGTGGAAGGTCACTGCTTTCATTGGAGCCAACATCATCACGGCTCAGACCATCTGGCAGGGCATGTGGATGAACTGTGTGGTGCAGAGCACAGGCCAGATGCAGTGCAAAGTCTATGACTCTGTGCTGGCTCTGCCCCAGGACCTGCAGGCTGCTCGGGCCATGATCGTCATCTCCATCCTGACTGGAATCTTTGGACTGATCTTGTCAATCGCTGGTGGGAAATGCACTAACTGCATCGAGGAGGAGAGATCTAAGGCGAAGGCTTGCATCCTGGCTGGAGTTTTGTTCATTGTCTCAGGGTTGCTCTGTCTCATTCCAGTCTCCTGGTCTGCCAACACCATCATCACCAACTTCTACAACCCGTTATTAATTGAAGCCCAGAG ACAAGGCCGCTTCACCATGGGGAGGATTGGCAAGGAGGTGGCAGGTCAGGTCATCAGCTTCATAGGCTTAGTTGGGGCGGCGGTGACCTGTGGGATCCCCATGTGGAGAGTGACATCCTACGTTGGAGCCAACATTGTGACAGGCCAGATCGTGTGGGACGGTCTTTGGATGAACTGTGTAATGCAGAGCACCGGGCAGATGCAGTGCAAGCTGAACGAGTCTGTTATGAAGCTGTCCAGGGATCTGCAAGCCGCCCGAGCCCTGGTCATCATCTCCCTCGTCTTCGGCTTCATCGgcttcatcatcaccttcattggAGCTAAGTGCACCGGCTGCCTGAGAAAAGATTCATCAAAGGCCAAGGTGGTGATCATAGGCGGCTGTCTCATCATTGCTTCTGCAGTCCTGATCCTGATCCCCGTCTGCTGGTCTGCAACCATCACCATCACAGACTTCCAGAACCCCCTGACCattgagacacagaggagggaaatCGGAGCCTCCATCTACATCGGCTGGGCCTCAGCTGCGATTCTTCTGATCGGAGGGATCATCCTTACCACATCCTGCCCTCCTCAAAAACCCATGTATGGATATCCAGGCTACCCACCGGGCCAAATGTACCCCTACGCAGCTCCAGTGGCAAACCCTTCAGTGTACGGTCCTGTGTATGTTCCCCCATCCAGCCGACCATACACAAGCACCGGGACATACGTGCCAAGCAAACCATATGCGGCACCAAACACATACCCTGCTGGACAGTACCTCTAA
- the cldna gene encoding claudin a, translated as MVSAGFQMLGTALCIIGWIGTIVVCALPQWKVTAFIGQNIVTAQTTWEGIWMSCVVQSTGQMQCKVYDSMLALSRDLQAARALIIISILVGIIGILLALAGGKCTNCVEDESSKSKICVAAGVSFIVAGILCLIPVCWNAHSIVRDFYNPMLGGSQKRELGASLFIGWGASALLILGGALLCANCPPKDNYSAKYSAARSTGPKDYV; from the coding sequence ATGGTGTCGGCTGGCTTTCAGATGCTGGGCACTGCCCTGTGCATTATTGGCTGGATTGGGACCATCGTTGTCTGCGCCCTGCCCCAGTGGAAAGTGACAGCTTTCATCGGTCAGAACATTGTCACTGCTCAAACCACGTGGGAGGGCATTTGGATGAGCTGTGTGGTCCAGAGCACAGGCCAGATGCAGTGCAAGGTTTATGACTCCATGCTGGCCCTTTCCCGGGACCTCCAGGCAGCCCGCgccctcatcatcatctctaTCCTTGTTGGCATCATCGGCATCCTCCTGGCCCTGGCAGGGGGCAAATGCACCAACTGTGTTGAAGATGAGTCTTCCAAGTCCAAAATCTGTGTGGCAGCTGGCGTGAGCTTCATCGTTGCTGGTATTTTGTGCCTCATCCCAGTGTGCTGGAACGCACACTCCATCGTAAGGGACTTCTACAACCCAATGCTGGGGGGCTCTCAGAAAAGGGAGCTCGGAGCTTCGCTCTTCATCGGCTGGGGGGCCTCCGCCCTCCTCATCCTGGGCGGTGCGCTCCTCTGCGCCAACTGCCCTCCCAAGGATAACTACTCCGCCAAGTACTCTGCTGCTCGTTCAACTGGACCCAAGGACTACGTCTGA
- the LOC143323176 gene encoding claudin-9, with amino-acid sequence MYSAGLEILGMILAVAGWLGVMVACGLPMWRVAAYIGQNIVISQVIWEGLWMNCSVQSTGQMHCKVHDSMLGLPADLQAARALVIVSMVLCIVGIGLSVAGAKCTNCSRDVSNKPRLVVAAGVTFVVAGLLLLVAVSWTAHAIVLGFYDPLLEETGKREFGNALYFGWAASCLLILGGALLCCSCPPIAATVPSGGGSMPPRVNYSPVKTMSVNGYTRRDYV; translated from the coding sequence ATGTACTCTGCAGGCTTGGAGATCCTTGGGATGATCCTGGCCGTGGCCGGCTGGCTGGGGGTAATGGTGGCCTGCGGCCTGCCCATGTGGCGGGTGGCTGCATACATCGGTCAGAACATTGTCATCTCTCAGGTGATCTGGGAAGGCTTGTGGATGAACTGTTCGGTGCAGAGCACAGGCCAGATGCACTGCAAGGTGCACGACTCCATGCTGGGGCTGCCAGCGGACCTGCAAGCAGCCCGCGCCTTGGTCATCGTCTCCATGGTGCTGTGCATCGTGGGCATCGGTCTGTCGGTGGCCGGTGCTAAGTGCACCAACTGCAGTCGAGATGTGAGCAACAAACCGCGGCTCGTGGTGGCTGCTGGAGTAACCTTTGTGGTGgctggactgctgctgctggtggcagTGTCCTGGACGGCGCACGCCATCGTCCTAGGCTTTTACGACCCACTGCTGGAGGAGACAGGGAAGAGGGAGTTTGGTAATGCCCTGTACTTTGGCTGGGCTGCCTCCTGCCTGCTCATCCTAGGGGGAGccctcctctgttgctcctgCCCACCCATAGCAGCTACAGTGCCGAGTGGCGGTGGCTCGATGCCTCCGCGGGTGAACTACTCACCTGTTAAGACCATGTCAGTCAATGGATACACAAGGAGAGACTATGTATAA